ACTCGCCTGCGGCGTACATTGTTTTTCTTCTGCGCCATTTCCGTCACCTCATAAATAGCTTTTTCTGCCTCCGCAAACGCTCACAACCATACTGAGTTCAATTATATTTCAGTGTCTTCAAATTTCAAGCTATAAAGAAAGGCTGAGTCAATCAGTTTTGCCAAAATGGAAAAAATATGTAAAATAATCCAATCTTCAATTTTAAGGAGCAAAATTATGAGCTTTAGAAAAACCTTTACTTTTGTTTTAGTTTTATGTTTGGCTCTTGCCGCTTCAGGTATGGGCGAAGGACTGCAGAGAATGAGCAAAAAAGCTCCAGCGAAAATGTCTCTATGGCCGAAGAGCGAGATTCCTCATTTCAAGGACATAGGCCTTGAAGAAACTATAGACCAACGCGGCCATATCAGCAATGTTGACACGCCCGAGATTGAGATTTACCTCCCGTCAAAGGATAATAGAAACGGCTCTGCTGTTGTGATCTGCCCTGGCGGGGGATACAGCATACTCTCGATAGAGAAGGAAGGGCGGAAGATTGCCGAATGGCTCAACACCTTCGGGACTGCCGGAATTGTACTGAAATACCGCCATAAATATTTCCAGTACCCTGTTCCGCTTATGGATGCTCAAAGGGCAATCCGTCTCACGAGATTAAAAGCAGAAAAATGGGGTATTGACTCGTCCAAAATTGGCATAATGGGCTTCTCAGCAGGCGGCCATCTTGCATCAACTGCCGGCACCCATTTCAGCAGCGGAGATAATGATGCAGAAGATCCCATCGAAAGACTCAGTTCAAGGCCGGATTTTATGATCCTTGTGTATCCTGTGATTTCTATGCAGAAGGGTGTAACGCATGGCGGATCAAGGGTTTCAATTTTAGGCAGGAATCCTGATAAGCAGCTCGTTGATAATCTTTCAAACGAGCTTCAAATTACCTCCAGCACCCCGCCGGCATTTCTCATTCACGCAGCCGATGACGGGGCAGTTCCGTATCAAAATTCAGTGCTGTTCTATGAGGGGCTTATAGAGGCGGGCGTTCTCTCAGAGCTGCATATTTATCCAAAAGGAGGCCACGGCTTTGGTATGATGTCCGGAGCCAAACTCGGCCCCTCCCAATGGCCAAAGCAGTGCCGAAGCTGGCTTGAAAGAACGATTATCAGCAGATAATACTAAGAGTTTTTCCCTCTTTTAACAATCACGCCCGTGGGGCATTTTTCCGCTGCTTCGCGGGCCTTTTCTTCATCGTATTTATCGTAGTTTATAACTGCAACATTACCGTCCATTTCGAACATCTCAGATACCTTAGTGCAGAGTTTGCACCCGATACAGCCCACCTTGCACCTCTCCTTGGCCTGCTTGCCCATTTCCTGCGTCCTGCACGCCACAACATACATATCATCATTTTTGAATGGAATCATCTTAATCAGATTACGCGGGCACGCCTTCACGCACGCCGTGCAGCCGGTGCATTTGTCGTAATCTACGGTTGCCAGCCCGTCTATGATATGTATTGCATCAAACCTGCAAGCCTTAACGCAGTCGCCGAAATCGAGACAGCCGTACTTGCAGGCCTGCGAATTTGGAAGTGCATCCGCAGCTGTGCAGCTTTCAATGCCGAGATAATCGGCATAATATATTTTGTCTTCCGAGTGCGCATTGCACCTCACAACAGGCCTGAGCGGCACATCCCCTCCGCCTGCCTGAAGATTGAGTATTTCAGCAATTTTCTCTGCTACATCCTTACCGCCCGGAGCGCAGCGTCCGATCAGCTCAGGATTTTCATAAACAGCCTTTGCATAAGATGAGCAGCCCGCATATCCGCATGCACCGCAGTCTATACCGGGCAGAACCTCGTTTATAGCTTCTATCTTCGGGTCAACCTTCACCTTGAGCTTAATGCTCGCAATAAGAAGAACTGCTGCAAAGATGCTTCCCAGCAGAACCATGGTGAGTCCTGCAGGCCAGATGTTGTTTATAAATTCAATAAAGCTGGCGAGTATCATAGTTTCCTGTCCAAATATCATTTGATCATCCCGTTAAAGCCCATAAAGGCCAATGAAAGGATTCCTGCTGTGATTAGAGTTATCGGAGCTCCCTTGAGCGATTCCGGCACGTCTGCAAGATCCAGGTTCTCCCTTATCCCTGCCATTATGCATATTGCCATCGTAAAGCCCACACCTGCCCCGAAGCTGAGAACCAGAGCGTTCAGGAAATTGCTTACGCCCCACAGATTGAGGAAAAGGCAGAGCCCGAGAATTGCGCAGTTTGTTGTGATAAGGGCGAGAAAGATCCCGAAGCTCTCGTAAAGAGCCGGAAAAAATTTCCGAACATACATCTCAACAAGCTGCACAGCGCCTGCTATAACGAGGATAAAGCATACATACCGCATAACTTCAATATTCAGAGGCATCAGTATGAAGTTGTCTATCAGCCATGTCAGCGTTCCGCTCAGCGTAACAACGAATGTAACAGCCATACCCATTCCGAATGCCATATCAAGCCTTCCCGATACCCCCAGATAAGGGCATATACCGAGAAACTTAGAAAATACGAGGTTGTTTACTATTACGATAGACAAAAAGCTGAGAATTAATGTCTGGAGCAGTTCCATCAGATCACTCCTTTGCGTTTCTTCTGTTTATAATATTCACAATCCCGAGCATAAATCCGAGCGTAATGAACGCCCCAACTGGAAGAGCAAAGCCGAATATGCTGAGCGAGCCTTCAGGAGCTATCGCAAATCCGAGCACTGTTCCGTAGGAGAGCACCTCCCGAACGATACCCAGAGCTGAGAGCGTGAGAGTGAAGCCAAGCCCCATCCCGAGGGCATCAAGAACTGCAATCCCGAGCTTTTGTTTGCTTGCGCAGGCCTCCGCTCTGCATATAATCAGGCAGTTTACGATAATCAGCGGGATATAAGGCCCCAGCTTTGCGCTCATCTCAGGCAAATACGCCTTCAGGATCAGATCAACAATCGTTACGAAAGTGGAGATCGTGAGGGTGAACATAAGTATCCTGATATGCGGCTTAAGCAGATTGCGTATCAGGCTTACAACAACATTCGAGCAGAATAGCACAAATGTTGCGCTGAGCCCCATTGTAAGTGAGGAGGCCAGATCGCCTGTAACTGCAAGCGTAGGACACATCCCCAAAAGAAGTACGAATACCGGATTCTCATCCCCAAGTCCGTTCAGGAAAACTGAAAGAGGATTTGTTTTTGCATTACTCATCTATAAGCCCTTCCTCTGTTAGCTTCTCTCTGATTCCTGAGAGATGCTTGTTGAATATCTTCACAACCGCTTTGCTGCTGATTGTGGCTCCGCTTACAGCAACAATCTCTTTGTCAATTACAGTTTCATCGCCCATCTTGATAAGCTCAAGTTCTTTGGCAGGAGCCCCTTCGAACTGATTTTTGTAGTATGGGCTCTTTATCTTGCTTCCGAAGCCGGCGGTTTCATTGCTCATTAGCACGTTATATCCGAGGATATTCTCGAATTCAGCGTTTACTGCAATCAGAAGCTTGATTGTATCTGCATATCCAGGGCCGGAGGCGGTAAACGCCCAGCCGGAAGTTTTTCCTGAATTTTCTGCTTTATATACGCTGATTTTTTCATTGGCAAATTCGAACTTTTTCTTGTCGATTACCTGCTCGAAATTTTCCGCTTCCGGCAGCACTTTCTTCAGCGATTGATTGAGCTTGTCAATCTTGTTCTGTTGTATCTTGGGCTGAAGAGTGTAGTTTACCGAAGCGAGCAGAAGCCCGAAAATCAGTGAGCATACCACAAGCAGCCAGCTCTCTTTCCAGAAAAGAACCAATTTATTTTCATTTGCCATCAGGTATTCCTCCGATTGGTTTTGCCGGCAGCATCCTGTCTATCAGCGGTGTAAATGCGTTCATTATCAAAATTGCAAACATTACGCCCTCTGGATATGCCCCGAAAAGTCT
This window of the Sedimentisphaera salicampi genome carries:
- the rsxE gene encoding electron transport complex subunit RsxE, translated to MSNAKTNPLSVFLNGLGDENPVFVLLLGMCPTLAVTGDLASSLTMGLSATFVLFCSNVVVSLIRNLLKPHIRILMFTLTISTFVTIVDLILKAYLPEMSAKLGPYIPLIIVNCLIICRAEACASKQKLGIAVLDALGMGLGFTLTLSALGIVREVLSYGTVLGFAIAPEGSLSIFGFALPVGAFITLGFMLGIVNIINRRNAKE
- a CDS encoding alpha/beta hydrolase translates to MSFRKTFTFVLVLCLALAASGMGEGLQRMSKKAPAKMSLWPKSEIPHFKDIGLEETIDQRGHISNVDTPEIEIYLPSKDNRNGSAVVICPGGGYSILSIEKEGRKIAEWLNTFGTAGIVLKYRHKYFQYPVPLMDAQRAIRLTRLKAEKWGIDSSKIGIMGFSAGGHLASTAGTHFSSGDNDAEDPIERLSSRPDFMILVYPVISMQKGVTHGGSRVSILGRNPDKQLVDNLSNELQITSSTPPAFLIHAADDGAVPYQNSVLFYEGLIEAGVLSELHIYPKGGHGFGMMSGAKLGPSQWPKQCRSWLERTIISR
- a CDS encoding RnfABCDGE type electron transport complex subunit B, with amino-acid sequence MIFGQETMILASFIEFINNIWPAGLTMVLLGSIFAAVLLIASIKLKVKVDPKIEAINEVLPGIDCGACGYAGCSSYAKAVYENPELIGRCAPGGKDVAEKIAEILNLQAGGGDVPLRPVVRCNAHSEDKIYYADYLGIESCTAADALPNSQACKYGCLDFGDCVKACRFDAIHIIDGLATVDYDKCTGCTACVKACPRNLIKMIPFKNDDMYVVACRTQEMGKQAKERCKVGCIGCKLCTKVSEMFEMDGNVAVINYDKYDEEKAREAAEKCPTGVIVKRGKNS
- a CDS encoding FMN-binding protein — protein: MANENKLVLFWKESWLLVVCSLIFGLLLASVNYTLQPKIQQNKIDKLNQSLKKVLPEAENFEQVIDKKKFEFANEKISVYKAENSGKTSGWAFTASGPGYADTIKLLIAVNAEFENILGYNVLMSNETAGFGSKIKSPYYKNQFEGAPAKELELIKMGDETVIDKEIVAVSGATISSKAVVKIFNKHLSGIREKLTEEGLIDE
- a CDS encoding electron transport complex protein RnfA, giving the protein MELLQTLILSFLSIVIVNNLVFSKFLGICPYLGVSGRLDMAFGMGMAVTFVVTLSGTLTWLIDNFILMPLNIEVMRYVCFILVIAGAVQLVEMYVRKFFPALYESFGIFLALITTNCAILGLCLFLNLWGVSNFLNALVLSFGAGVGFTMAICIMAGIRENLDLADVPESLKGAPITLITAGILSLAFMGFNGMIK